Part of the Stigmatopora argus isolate UIUO_Sarg chromosome 3, RoL_Sarg_1.0, whole genome shotgun sequence genome, ACTCAAAACTATCCTcccaagtgctattttttttcctcatcaggGTCATCACATTTTCACACTCACAAGACTGCAGCAAAATCACTGggaaattcatttttcattcatcatccgtacCGCGCAAGCTTGCAAGGGTTGCTGGGGTTtatggagcttatcccagctaactttgggcgaaaggcagactactcgttagactggtcgccagtcagccgtagggcactcacagtgaaaaataatctgggaaaaaaacattataaaatGTATAGAGAAAATAGTAGCGCTACTTTGCTCAAAGGAAAGGGCTCAACAGAGCCTTTTGACTGTTGGCATGACATTAATTGCTTATTCGTCCTTGTCTAAATCCTCCAAATGCAACAGATTGTAAGGGCACAACCCTCTTCGGGTCAATGATTGTCAATTGACTTTAGTCTGGTATCTGCAACAGTGAATACCAAGCATTCAATTTCTACTTACAAAGGCCATCCACTATGACTGAAGTGCCAGTTCCAGATGAAGAGATGAGTGGATTTGTGTTTTTCTCTAGTGAAGTGAGCTATtgatttttacttaaaaaaaaaaaatacatttctttccCATTAGTTGTGGGGGTACTGCAATTGAAAAATTATGAgggaaaaaatgaacacaagcAACTGTCATGAAGTAGTCATTTGTCATTGGCAGAGCTCAGTGCCACTGCTACAGCATGACTGGTGTGTCTCAACCAGGCGAGGTCGTCTTCAGCGCCACTGGACCATGGTAAGTCACACTtgaaaaaaagctgaaaaacaCTTTAGATGCTTTCCTATTTGCACCATCTGCACTGAATTGGACAAACAAATACAGTCATCCATTAGTATTTGCAGGGAGTCAGGACTAAAAATAGACAGAAATAGCACAAATGTGTACCTGGACTGTAGTTAAAACCATCAATATACACTACAGTTATGATatggcttttaaaaataaaaatcttacagattatttgaaaaatgcatGGGCTTCTGCTGCTTGCAATAGCACAACCcgtgacattttattttgcttttgacTCCGCAACACACTGCTAGTTGACAAATTTCGTTTTTGCAAATCTTCAGTTGTTTACTGTAGAGCTCAATTATGTTGAAATGAGACATTCACCTTGGTGAACCTTCTTTTTTATGTCTTTTATTTTCAACCAGCCTGTGCAAGAATGGAAAGTTGGAGTGTGTGCCAGAGGAAAAAGGTACCCCCTGTTCGGACCCCCCTTCTTTCAGTTCTTGTTTCTTCAAACAACAAAGTGTTGTTTCAGGCTGTCTCCTTTTGCTGAAATCAAGCTTATTATGTTAGTAGCCTTGTAACCTGTTTCCCAGGACAACCTAGTGGGGTTACTGAGGAGGACACAGGCATTGATTTACTTGCATGTCTTTATGTGTCTAGAGACAGACAGCCCGAAGATCGAGCAGTGCCCCGGGGATAAAGTGTACCACAGTTGTGCCGAACAGAGAGGCGGCGTGGCCTGCGCACCGACATGCCGAAACCTCATGTTGAATGTCACCTGCCCACCCAGCACACCGTGTATCCCGGGCTGCGTCTGCCCTCCTGGGTAATGCATGGCCCTTGCCAgcagtgttgtttttcttttgtatcaCGAATCTGATATTGAGCTCTTTTGACAAATCCCTGCACAAATGATCTCATTAACGAGATTAATTTTCAGATATATGCGAGAAGATGTGAGCACAAAAGGACGAAAAACCGCAGGCTGGCTGTGATATGGAGATATAATTACTGGGTAGTCATTTAGAATGATTAAAGGCACAGTGTACCTaatcaagagagagagagaatgctcAGTATGCCTTCATCTTTGAGATCATCACACTACTATTATTAACTGTTCAGAATAAACTTCCTTTCTTCCAGAATATATATGTCTCTCTCTCCAATGCACATATTGGTATATTCTATTTAAAGGCTGGTGCTGCACGGTGGGGAATGTTACTATCCAGAGAATTGCCCCTGTGTCTGGCTTGGCCTGGAGTATCTCCCTGGAGAAATGGTGGAAACATCTTGTTCTAAATGGTTCGTCAAAGTCCCTGCTTGGAATTACGCTTATTATTCCTCTATCTTAAAAATATTGGaagatgtattcatttttttcaagtgggAGTAGCCTGGTACAAATATCGGCCCACAGTGGCACGCACACCCTAGAAAAAATCAGCCCCCATCACCAGTTacataataattgaaaaatgtgcAGGAAACGGAAATATGTCTCATTTATCAAtgggaaaacaaatgattaatttgcttctttttctctttttccattTATGTCCAACTGCTACATGCCAGTGTATGTCACCGTGGCTATTTTAACTGTAGCTATTCACCGTGTCCAGCTGTGTGTACCATCTACAGCGACAGACATTATCACACTTTTGACGGCCTGGAGTACGACTACCACTCAGACTGTCAAGTCTATCTACTCAAAGTGAGTCTTTATGAACAATGAGAAATTGGAGTAGAATGtgtttggtttgtttgtgtcaaaaaggttcttGAAGAAGACACACATTtgcatatgcattttttttacaatcctaAATAATTACTAGTCGTCCCACCCATGCTTTCGTTAAAATATACAAAGGGAAAAGGGTTACTTGGTGCTGATAGGATAGtgaaaaaatatgatgaacagcAAATGTAGTCACTTACCTATTAAACTATTTATGGTATAATATTATATTTACATTATGATTAATtgcaaagcacattttcaaGATCCCTGGAAGTGCCATTCCTGTTTGTTTCGACCATTAGTCATCTAGATCTGTGAGAGCGAAGCCAAGTTTTTTACTCTTtcctaatgtttttttcttttttttcttcttttaaatcaGAGTAGGTTAAGGCGTTCATATGTGTGTACTCCTTTGTTGGTGTCCTGGTAATGCGAGGAAGGATTTAACACGACAAAGAGACCAGTGTTCAGCCCAAACCTCAAGGCTCCTGTGCTCCCAGGGATATAGAATTAGAATAGGTGGAACAGGTGTGCCGATTGAGAATTGACAGATTTGCAGACCACCGTGCGTACCCATAAAGAGTGGGCAAGTGTTTCCTAGCTGTGTAATTACACTGGTGTATTTCCTGAGCGTGTACAATCCAAATGTCACTGTTTGCCCTCTTCCCAAGGGGGATTTTGTTAATGAATGACCTTTTTCCTGTGCACAGAGTTCAAGAGAGACTGAAGTGTCCATTGTTGCCCAAAACAAGGACTGCTATGAGAGTAGCATTGTGTGCATGAAAACGCTGGTCATACACGTGGGACTTACTAAGATCTACTTCAAGGACAACTCTGGCAATCCTGTAATCACACCTCCTTGCAGACGAATATGAAAATAACACATGTCGTTTTAATGAGCTTGATTTTCCTTTTGGAATGCAGAGCCCGTCCACTGTGGTAGGTCGAGAGTCAGCATTTGAGCTTTGGAAAGCCGGCTTCTATACTGTGGTCCACTTCCCCGATCAGGACCTCACCATCCTTTGGGACCGTAAGACAACGGTGCATGTCAGAGCCGGGCCTCGATGGAAGGTGTGCAGCtgccaatcattttaaattaggGCAGAACTCATAGTCCTCTTCCTGTTCACTATCCTTTTGAAGATATCTGGGGAAGGCAATTTAACAGCAGTGAGCCTTTTACCGACCACTCTTCCTCCACAGcaattttgtgtgtttataCCACAGGCTACAGATTTGTTTCTCATTCAAAATTTTGTTTTTGGTCTTCTTTCTTTCTGTTCTGATGAGAATAtaactttttatttaatttattataaaCTGATTGTCACTTTTATCGTAGGCTTTGTTCATTTACAATATACTGGTCTGTGTAGCAATTTGTATTGGTTTGCATGTTTGCTTAAAGGTTGGCTCAGTAATTTTTCTGTTCAAATCTCATCTTTGAGCTTTCTGCATGGAGTGTGGATGTTCTCCCCattcttgcatgggttttctccagggatGGTGGCTTACTCCCATACCATTTTTCAAAGACATATTCATTGGAGACTATACATTCTGCAATATCCCAAGGAATCTAAAGTAAACGTCATGCATTATGATGCCAGCATCAATACATAATATTTGAAAGATTCCTCAAGGGTTTTTTGCTTGTCCGAAACAAACACATCCAATTTAAACTATATCTATGCACccaacaaaattaaaaactttACTTTTGTCTTTGGCATGACAATTTTTCAAACTCTGGTCGTCTATCCTGCCTTAAAAATGGCTGCTCTTTGTTGGTTTAGCTTTTGTATGAGGGAGGAATTATATAaatttgcaaatgtatttcGAAAAATAAGCATACAATTaatctttttgtcatttaagcaataaaaaagtacattttacaTAAAATCCTATTTTTCATTATACCACCAGGGCCTTCTCGGTGGATTATGTGGAAATTTTGACAGCGTAACCATTAATGATATGACCACATCGAACAACATGGAGGTCAACAACGCCCAGACCTTTGGAGATAGCTGGGCTCTGGGACAGGTATGCACCTCAGCTCATTTGATATCATCTTGGTTACCTTCTTTCATGCTCCATGTGTGTTGTAGTGTCAAAGTGATTACGTAGTGGAACGACCGTGTGAAGCAGACTTGGGTAGACAACCATACGCCAAGCAAGAATGTGCACTTCTGTACAGTGACGTCTTTGCATCTTGTCACAATGTGGTGAGAAAAAACAATGATTGTGAAAAAGTTaacttcatttgttttgtgctGAAAATGATCACCATTGAGACATGGCCTCACTATATAAAATGACATGCACATAAAACATCTTAGAAAATGTTATGTTGAATTATTAACAAGGCTAATTATATTATAATCAattacattgttttatttatattaacattgttttaatattcatatatttattatcatatttaattattatatatttgatatttattgttattatacagtATTTACATGTGTAGCCAGTAGATGGAGTCCTATAATTATGCACAGATGTAGTCGGTGGACTGCAGCTTCCTAACAGAGATGCAACAATTTTGGACCTCCTTTGTCGAATAACAACTATTTATTGGAGATGAACAAGTATAATTAATGCCCACTGGGATGCATATTAGGAGATGGTTGATTATGTCATCCGTGTGCAGTCCTGCTTGAGTGAATTTCTGTTACTAGTTGAAGAGGATatagataaaatgacaaaaataataataagggcAACTGGATGAATTTAATTTAGGAATTATAGACATATCTCAAGGCAATTTTACATTAGTGGTCACTGACAGCCTGAAACCTCAAACACCTGAACATCACCAAACGCTTTAAATTAAGATTAACAATTTGCATATGGAACATGATGTCTAAATGCTGGAGGTAAAAGTAGAAAGAAAGTAGTATCATAtcaattatttaatttgtaCCGCTCATCCTCCGAAGATCACATGGGGTAATAATGGGCAGGAGGTGGGTTACACCCTACCAGTATAGTACAAGTACACCCCCAAAATCTTAATTCAAGTATACAGGAACAAAATATGTGTTTAGTGATTCTTTACTCCCCACCACTAGAGGACAGTGAGAGTGTTTATTGTCTATTGGAGTGTGCTTCCATGTACTGTACATGACATCCGTACCCTGCAGGTAGATGTGGCCTGGTTCTACAGAAACTGCCTGACCGACACTTGCAACTGTGACCGAGGGGGTGACTGCGAGTGTCTGTGCACGTCCATCGCAGCCTATGCCAACAAATGTTGCCAACAGGGCATCACTGTACACTGGAGGTCACCCTCTGTGTGTCGTAAGTAATAAATCAACTAAATTTGAAGATTGTGAACTGTGACCAAAGTGTGCTTCTGTTTCAGCCCAGGATTGTGAATACTACAACCAAGGTATTTACAATTGCAATTCCAGTCCATACTCATTCACCTCCTAATGCTAAGCAAACTCCTTTTATGTGCACCCTAGCATTAGGCGATGGGCCGTATTCCTTGGTGAGCGCTGTTCACAATAACACAATGATAGGAGTGAATCGTACCAGTGGCTCAGTATTTCCCCTGTCGAGAGACACACCAGGCCGTGGTCCTGCCCCCGGCCTACTCTTCAACTTTATGGTGACACCAGGCCTGCATAAGAACAAAACGTCACGTAAGTATCACGGTTGAATATGATGTGAAAGGCGGATCTATCTACATATTGTTGAATTTTCCTCTATACTGCCTAATGagggttagcgcatcggcctcaaagctctgggttcaagtctaggtcggtccatctgtgtggagtttgcatgttctccccgggcctatgtgggtttcctccaggtactccggtttcctcccacattccaaaaacatgcatggtaggctgattgcacactctaaattgcccctaggtatgagtgtgagtgtgcatggttgtccgtctccttgtgccctgcgatcggttggtcaccgattcagggtgccccccgcctctggcctgcagacagctgggattgactccagcaccccccgcgaccctaatgaggataaagcggttccgaaaatgagatgagatgagattaccTAATGAGGATGAGTGCTGTAGGGAATGAAAAATGAAGATACTAAATACATGAAGATTTTCAGTTGTGTTTCATTTGAGAGTTTCTGCTGTGCTCTTTGGTAGTCTCATTCCCTAGTGGCTGTTTCCTCAGGTGTCCCTGTTGTGTCCCTGGAGTCTGCTGAGAGACCCAACTTCTTCCTTGTTGTGTCACGAAAAAGATGTGTACAGCTGGAACGTTGGAGTCAAGGGGAGGATTTCAGACAGCGGGCAACATTTATCCAGCATCGGGGGCTGTTTCTGCCTGGTCACAGCTCTTTCGAAGTCGCCAGCCAACCGGGAGTCTTTCTGACACTTACACGCACCGCTGCCCGAGCTCTGAGATATGACTCCTCTGTTGGTTTCAAAGCCAGCAGTAGCTTCATACTTGAGGGTCTGTAATATGTTTTGAGTTATGGAGATGACACAGCTCGAGACACAATTTTATTGCAAATAGTTGTCTCACTTCACTCCATTATAGTTTCTTAAAACTAGTCCAAGCTAGAGGCAATCAATCATAAATATGACAGACAACACATTATCTGAGATTGcccaattttgttttataagtAGTCTTGAGTGTTTTGCTCTTTATTGGACTAAAACCAGAGACAGGAATGGGAAATTGGTTTATATATgtaggtatatatatttttaagaaacATAATGTACTGTAATTTATTGACACCATTGTGAGAACTAGTATTTCTTCAGAATGTGCATCAGTACTAACCAATTTGGTCCTCGCTTGATGCAGAGACTCACTTTGTCATCCCCTATCGGATGATGTGTGAGTGGCGCTATCTGGCCTGCGCCAGCCCATGCGTGCGCACTTGTAGTGACCCACATGCTACACACTGCACCTTCCTGCCTCTGTAAGAGCTCTCTCGTGATGCacacagttgttgttttttcctacGTCTTTAACAATCTTCTGTATATCACAGTGTGGAGGGCTGTTTCCCCCGATGTCCTCAAAACATGGTCCTGGATGAGATCACGAGCAGATGTGTCTACCTGGAGGATTGTAAGTCATGCTTTCACAAAGTTTAACCCTTGTCAGCTGTTGTTTAATGAGAAAGAGCAAGCAATTAGTCTATAATAAGCCACATGTAGACATATGACAGAATGTTTATGCTTTGGATAGGACAGAATTCATTAAAACTCTTATGAACTGTCCTTTTAGGCGTGACTCTTCCCCCAAGTCCCACCCCTTTTGCATTCGTGACACGACCCAACATTTCTAGATCCCCACCGACCACACTTTCAACAACGAGGCATGCAAGTACCACACCCAGAACAAGCACCACTACAGTGCTCGCTATGTCATCTACTACCATGAAGCTATCCACTGTTGCCACTACTCCCAGCCCATTTCCTCCAAGCATCCCCACCACTACAACTCCTCCTATAAGAATGCCCACTAAATTGCCGTCAACTACTCCCACAGAGCCTTTTACGTCTCTCCCCATCTTCACTCCAACCCCTTCAGTTACTCTTACCACTGTTGACCCAACAATAAAAGCAGTGCCCTCCGTGCCCCTGACGTCAACATCTTTTCCCATCGTCTCCCTGGGCACCACAGCAACTCCACCTCAACCTGACCCTGCCGACACAGCCGCGATCACCCCCGCAGACCCTCCAACGGTTGCTGTGGCAACGTCCGCAACAATCGTCACAAGCACTGAGCCAGCGATTACCGAAATATTAACAAGTCAAGACACATTTCCAACAAAAGAGGCGTCGACTCCATCTCCGTTGTTTATACCCACAACACCCTGCACTGTAAGTGTTGGCAGCTCTGAAGTAGATTTATTAGGAGGCTttccagttcaaataaacaCAGTAGACAAGATCTCACTACTGTGTAAAATTTTATTGTTCCTCATTGTATCACACTGAAACCTCATTTATCCATTTCAAAGTGTACTTTGGCCataattgcgttttttttttaattacttggaAAACTAATGCCCCATAGTAATTCCTGTTGGTTTTTATTTACTAACAGGAAACTATTCTCtgctcaatattttattttgtccaatCTAATTGTTTTCTTTCAGCCTCCATATGTGTTGCGTATCGACAAGTGCGCGGAACTCATCTGTTTGAACGGGCAGCTGCTGCTTTATAATGCATCCTTGTATTGCCGCTTAAACACCACCAGACCCCAGTGCAGCCTGCTAGGACTGCCTGTCCTCATCAACATGGACCCCTGCTGTCCACAGTGGCGGTGCCCTTGTAAGACAAAGCACTCTAACTCATTGGTATACTATCCCGGTATAGCAGCTTTAACAAGATTGATGATCAAAAGGAGTTGTTTTGTCAGGTCGTTGCACTGTGATGTCTGATCTGCGCATGATTACGTTTGATGGCAACAACGTGGCTTTGTACGATAATGGCGCTTACATGCTGGTTAATCTGCCGGGAGAATCAATTATTGGCTCAGTGGAGAAATGCCCAACCAGCCAGGTAATACATTAATTGATATGTAAGAGTAACAAACATTATGACCAGTATGACCATTTTGGAAATGGCTTACCTTCTTTCAGAATGCAACATTAATAGGTCCTGAAAAAGGATGATATGCATTAAATGTTTGTTCAAATatgtttggattaaaaaaatggcataatTTCATTGTTTGACATCTAAAATAGCCAAATGTTCTAAAATTTGAATGCAAAACATTTCTTAATAGTTGCCATAAAGGCTATTCTTATTGTTTTGATTGTTGTGACAACAGAAATTGTCACATATTCCTATATCAGATACTTGGaataatatattgtttttttaagcactctgtattatgtttattgtgatttttttctaatatattTCCAGAGTGTGAACTCAATCAGAAGACCGGTAAGTACCACATGCTCGCAGCTTTGGTCACTACCAATAAaggttatatatttatttgtataactTTGGGTTTTAATGTTCTTTCCCCACAGAGTGGAACAGGTGGAACTTCTGgtctatgtttaaaaaaattaaatatcacCATCTCTTCTGACCGCATTATTATCAATCGATTGGATCGAAAGGTTATCCTCTTTACCCGACAAAGAACTTgactttgtttttattgaatATTCTTAACTTAGGTGTATCACAACGAATTACAGTATCACCATCATTGAATAAGAAATAACAAGCCGTATCTACTGTGCATTTTTAGATAACGGTGAACTACAGGCCGACTAGGTTGCCATTTTCCCTTCACTCTCTTCGTATAGAAGACACAGGCACAATGTATCTTATCAAAACACCTGGCCAGATCAGTATCCAGTGGTATCACAGCACCGGAATTATGGTTCTGCAGTACAGCATGCCAAATGAAGCATCTGTGCTCACTCAAGGCCTATGTGGTGGGTTTCAGTACAATAGGCCTGATaggaaaatcaaataaacagaaaaagacatttggagTTGACCGCTTGTCCTCCCATCATGGCAGGTTCGTGTGACGGCAACCCGGATAATGACCTGAGGTTGCCTAATGGCACTATAGTGAGAGAGGTTAGAGACATGGTGCTCTACCTGCAAGCTTGGAGGGTCCCTATGCCTGATGAAAGCGAGCATATTCGCCGGGTCGGAGACAACTGTTCCATCGGGGACTGTTCCATCTGTCTTTACATGCTTCACCAGAGAGCCTTCACACCATGCCATAGCAAGGTTTGTCCTGTAAAAGCATACATTAGTCTCTAGGCCTACTAACAGTGTTGCCGAAACTGCAGCACTGTTTGGGAATCACTGTGTTAAAGAATGACTGACTCCATAGCAATCCCCATTGAAGAGAGGAACATAACATCGGGTCTTGTGTTTTGCAGGTGCCTCCGAACCAATTCTGTGACATTATGTGGGCAGGCGACCGCCACTACAAGGACCACCAGTGCGACTTCCTGGCGGCGTACATGGCCGTTTGCTACACACATCAAGTGTGTGTCAGCTGGAGACGACACAATTTCTGCCGTGAGAACACACACAATCTAGAatctatatttatattaaatatttattcactGACTGCACTTCTTTTCCCCAAGTCacaaaaaatgctattttcctcaataaagcatgccacattgaattattttaataatcTTGACAATaatgttaacattttatttcatttcaaagggGAACCTTTTGTGATTTTTCAGCAAATTGTGTTACAAACTTGGTTAGGACACAAATTCATATTATAAGTCAAAGGAGTACTGCTATATCCTCAAAGCTCATTATATCTCCCACAGCCCTCCGGTGCCCACCTGGTAAGGAATACCATCCTTGCGTCAACACCTGCACCAGCCTCACCTGCCTGAACAGAGACTATTACGAGGAGACCACATGCCCCTTCGTTCGAGAGGCGTGTGTGTGCCGCAGCGGGACCCTCTTGCACCGCGCTGATTCCCCACACTGCGTAACTGAGGATCGCTGCGGTAAGTCGCCCTGACAGACAATCGTTTTTCTGTCatcttgggaagaaaaaaaaagttatttgggagcagcaccatggacagctcTTTAGTTTGTTGAAGGCTACCTTACAAGAACAACAATTgcaagcacaaaaaaataaatctgaacTATATATTGCAGACTTAGAACATACAGTATGTCCATACACCATAATTACAGTTAAAAATTAAAACCCAAATAGTGCAATGGTAATCTGACATTATCAAATTTTGGGAAGTCAGAAAGTTTTTTGAGGCAGGGATCCTTAGTTCAAAATTTTGTCAAATTAAAAATTATTAACATTTGGGAAGATACCATCCTGTTGATGTGGGAAGTTCCTTCTCACTTCCACAGTCTGCACAGACAACGAAGGCAGGCCCCGGGCACCTGGCGAGGTGTGGAACGGCTCCACTCAAAGTTGCTGCCTGTACAAGTGCATGGAAAATGGATCAGTGATTGCTGTGGAACCCGACTGTGGCTTTACCCCGACGCCAATGTGCGAGAGGCATGGAGAGTATGTGCTGGATGTTCTGGAGGAAGGTGCCTGTTGTCCCAAGAAGATCTGTGGTAGGTTTAACTCTTGGGCTGCCATTAATAGTGATAGTGGTGATTGTAGTGGTtcgttcacttgcctgactttggtgcgggcaagcGTGATCGATCAtgattgtgaatgtgaatgCATTTATGTCTCGGTGtgtcctatggctgactggcgaccaatttgGATGTAGTCCACTTTTTTCTGGAATTCAGCAGGCTCCAGCCTACCCCCCAACccccaccctt contains:
- the otogl gene encoding otogelin-like protein isoform X5, with the translated sequence MSFKRTVRHIAAMLFYFSHLLILLFEGVQNRPSNSEAKIPRRSNALRTKRDLLWDEFGTQHRREPGQAYRPVLPDETQPRRILHNYTARDSSSENCDCLNGGWCQDDGVCDCTQLQALGDRCQIVPNQGRDRDGICRSWGQHHYETFDGIYFYFPGTCSYVLAQDCHSATPQYTVWVHNSRVCNGNLYSCPRALSLLFPNEEEIHISAYHVNQGGHRLNLPHTIGGVFIERLADYLLVKSVFGFSLAWDGGTGVYLKLSEEHQGTSCGLCGNFNHIPGDDLTTVSGIRTNEPAVFANSWAVDLPHERVCPSVDLDFSGPCDSESDMDDAIEKCSALLFFPFLSCHENIDPNPFVASCVSDLCVADDEETFCRALVEYTRACSHVGYPVREWRDSFPSCNDGCKQSFVYRDCISCCPPTCTFEKECLGTNLHCLDGCYCPDGSEDKELSLILQNGKCIPASECPCVYHGSSYVHGHVLQEGCNVCNCVGGIWNCTENNCTAECSVVGDVFVTTFDGRMFLQPGACQYVLAKSRGSSRFTVTLQYTTCTEQQVCIQSVTLVLEEDVSRQITLTREGGVMIGVNSAPILPYSDDVMDVRKLTSVFTQLKARLGLRLHYDGKGGRVHLQLESQWCGLTLGLCGTLNGNLRDDFLSPAGMIEGTPQLHANAWKVSSTCVAPVNMPIVDPCEINLQYVFYASKCEVLLGSVFAQCHSYISPNIYRQQCRYQACRCGSPCLCTALAHYALLCSKHGVDINFRAHVSECGVVCLGGMLYHSCASSCGRSCRSLSSMEICNPDDCAEGCGCPDGSYYDDMRQRCVRLAQCHCYSMTGVSQPGEVVFSATGPCLCKNGKLECVPEEKETDSPKIEQCPGDKVYHSCAEQRGGVACAPTCRNLMLNVTCPPSTPCIPGCVCPPGLVLHGGECYYPENCPCVWLGLEYLPGEMVETSCSKCVCHRGYFNCSYSPCPAVCTIYSDRHYHTFDGLEYDYHSDCQVYLLKSSRETEVSIVAQNKDCYESSIVCMKTLVIHVGLTKIYFKDNSGNPSPSTVVGRESAFELWKAGFYTVVHFPDQDLTILWDRKTTVHVRAGPRWKGLLGGLCGNFDSVTINDMTTSNNMEVNNAQTFGDSWALGQCQSDYVVERPCEADLGRQPYAKQECALLYSDVFASCHNVVDVAWFYRNCLTDTCNCDRGGDCECLCTSIAAYANKCCQQGITVHWRSPSVCPQDCEYYNQALGDGPYSLVSAVHNNTMIGVNRTSGSVFPLSRDTPGRGPAPGLLFNFMVTPGLHKNKTSRVPVVSLESAERPNFFLVVSRKRCVQLERWSQGEDFRQRATFIQHRGLFLPGHSSFEVASQPGVFLTLTRTAARALRYDSSVGFKASSSFILEETHFVIPYRMMCEWRYLACASPCVRTCSDPHATHCTFLPLVEGCFPRCPQNMVLDEITSRCVYLEDCVTLPPSPTPFAFVTRPNISRSPPTTLSTTRHASTTPRTSTTTVLAMSSTTMKLSTVATTPSPFPPSIPTTTTPPIRMPTKLPSTTPTEPFTSLPIFTPTPSVTLTTVDPTIKAVPSVPLTSTSFPIVSLGTTATPPQPDPADTAAITPADPPTVAVATSATIVTSTEPAITEILTSQDTFPTKEASTPSPLFIPTTPCTPPYVLRIDKCAELICLNGQLLLYNASLYCRLNTTRPQCSLLGLPVLINMDPCCPQWRCPCRCTVMSDLRMITFDGNNVALYDNGAYMLVNLPGESIIGSVEKCPTSQSVNSIRRPSGTGGTSGLCLKKLNITISSDRIIINRLDRKITVNYRPTRLPFSLHSLRIEDTGTMYLIKTPGQISIQWYHSTGIMVLQYSMPNEASVLTQGLCGSCDGNPDNDLRLPNGTIVREVRDMVLYLQAWRVPMPDESEHIRRVGDNCSIGDCSICLYMLHQRAFTPCHSKVPPNQFCDIMWAGDRHYKDHQCDFLAAYMAVCYTHQVCVSWRRHNFCPLRCPPGKEYHPCVNTCTSLTCLNRDYYEETTCPFVREACVCRSGTLLHRADSPHCVTEDRCVCTDNEGRPRAPGEVWNGSTQSCCLYKCMENGSVIAVEPDCGFTPTPMCERHGEYVLDVLEEGACCPKKICDCNMTICDSEAPACDEGDRLVIGYSSLSCCPEYRCECDPAACPSVPSPSCGEDQFLVEIREEKLCCYSYLCVCESCMEPVPVCSHAEILAVVLNTTKSCCPRYHCVCDVNQCPESSVVCAPGLALVETTLPGYCCPQKHCECRCEDSALQVCQLGEALFEVPDISSSDCACSRHLCQKAEVCLFQGLTVLGPGQSLVQYFEVDMCSTVHCLHHKDPNTGFYAMEIASVNCSQQCEPNQLYISSTDPQVCCGSCKNISCIFPNHNGTTDLFAVGSSWVENCTRYDCLETVVGAVVLASTVVCPPFNDTQCIQNGGVVRTYVDGCCRTCFCLLIGSRKT